The following are encoded in a window of Urocitellus parryii isolate mUroPar1 chromosome 7, mUroPar1.hap1, whole genome shotgun sequence genomic DNA:
- the Grn gene encoding progranulin isoform X1: MWILVSWVTLVAGLVAGTQCPDGQFCPIACCLDPGGASYSCCSPVPEKWPTTLSRPLSSTCQTHAHCPAGYSCIITISGTSSCCPFPKAVSCGDGSHCCPWGFHCSADGQSCFRRPDNNLLGAVQCPGSQFECPDSSTCCIMLDGSWGCCPMPQASCCEDRVHCCPHGASCDLVHTRCITPTGTYPLAKKIPAKRTKGEAALPNSILCPDAQSQCPDDSTCCELPSGKYGCCPMPNAICCSDHLHCCPQDTVCDLIQSKCLSKENATDLLTKMPAHTVQEVKCDMEVSCPDGYTCCRLQSGAWGCCPFTQAVCCEDHIHCCPAGFKCYTEKGTCEQGTLQVPWMEKVPAHLSLPDPPSLKTDVPCDNFTSCPSSNTCCRLSSGEWGCCPIPEAVCCLDHLHCCPEGYTCTAEGQCQWGNKIIAGLEKVPTRQASLSHSRDIGCDQHTSCPVGQTCCPSLSGGWACCQLPHAVCCEDRRHCCPAGYTCNVKARTCEKEVDSSYPAARLALSSTVDVRDVACGGGRFCHDNQTCCPYKRGSWACCPYRQGVCCADRRHCCPAGFRCGTKGTKCLRRNTQRWDTPRWDTPLRGPSPRQLL; encoded by the exons ATGTGGATCCTGGTGAGCTGGGTCACATTAGTAGCAGGACTGGTGGCTGGAACACAGTGCCCAGATGGTCAGTTCTGTCCTATAGCCTGCTGCCTGGACCCGGGAGGAGCCAGCTACAGCTGCTGCAGTCCTGTTCCA GAAAAATGGCCTACAACATTGAGCAGGCCTCTAAGCAGCACCTGCCAGACCCATGCCCACTGCCCTGCTGGTTACTCCTGCATCATCACCATCTCAGGCACTTCCAGTTGCTGCCCTTTCCCCAAG GCTGTGTCATGTGGGGATGGCAGCCACTGCTGCCCCTGGGGCTTCCACTGCAGTGCTGATGGGCAATCCTGTTTCCGAAGACCAG ATAACAACCTCTTGGGTGCTGTCCAGTGCCCTGGTAGCCAGTTCGAATGCCCTGACTCCTCCACGTGCTGCATTATGCTTGATGGCTCCTGGGGATGCTGCCCAATGCCCCAG GCTTCTTGCTGCGAAGACAGAGTACACTGCTGTCCTCATGGTGCATCCTGTGACCTGGTTCATACTCGCTGTATCACACCCACAGGCACCTACCCCCTGGCAAAGAAGATCCCTGCGAAAAGGACTAAGGGGGAAG CAGCTTTGCCCAACTCTATTTTGTGCCCTGATGCACAGTCCCAATGCCCTGATGATTCTACCTGCTGTGAGCTGCCCAGTGGGAAGTATGGCTGCTGTCCAATGCCCAAT GCCATCTGCTGCTCCGACCATCTGCACTGCTGCCCCCAGGACACTGTGTGTGACCTGATCCAGAGTAAGTGCCTCTCCAAAGAGAATGCTACGGACCTTCTGACCAAGATGCCAGCACACACAG TGCAGGAGGTGAAGTGTGACATGGAGGTGAGCTGCCCAGATGGCTATACCTGCTGCCGCCTCCAGTCAGGGGCTTGGGGCTGCTGCCCTTTTACACAG GCTGTATGCTGTGAGGACCACATACACTGCTGCCCAGCAGGCTTTAAGTGTTACACAGAGAAGGGAACATGTGAACAGGGGACCCTCCAAGTGCCCTGGATGGAGAAGGTCCCAGCCCATCTCAGCCTGCCAGACCCACCATCCTTGAAGACTGATGTTCCCTGTGATAACTTCACCAGCTGTCCCTCCTCCAATACCTGCTGCAGACTTTCTTCTGGGGAGTGGGGCTGCTGTCCTATCCCAGAG GCTGTCTGCTGCTTAGACCATCTGCACTGCTGCCCCGAGGGCTACACATGTACAGCCGAGGGACAGTGCCAATGGGGGAATAAGATAATAGCTGGATTGGAGAAGGTGCCTACACGCCAGGCTTCTCTGTCCCACTCAAGAGACATCGGCTGTGACCAGCACACCAGCTGTCCCGTGGGGCAGACCTGTTGCCCAAGCCTAAGTGGGGGTTGGGCCTGCTGCCAGTTGCCCCAC GCTGTGTGCTGTGAGGATCGCCGGCATTGCTGCCCAGCGGGGTATACCTGCAACGTGAAGGCCAGAACCTGTGAGAAGGAAGTGGATTCTTCCTACCCTGCTGCCCGCCTGGCCCTCAGCTCTACTGTGGATGTGAGGGATGTGGCCTGTGGAGGAGGACGCTTCTGTCATGATAACCAGACCTGCTGCCCATATAAACGAGGGAGCTGGGCCTGCTGTCCCTATCGCCAG GGTGTCTGCTGTGCTGATCGTCGTCACTGTTGTCCCGCTGGCTTCCGCTGTGGGACTAAGGGAACCAAGTGTTTGCGCAGGAACACCCAGCGCTGGGACACCCCTCGCTGGGATACCCCTTTAAGGGGCCCATCCCCGAGACAGCTGCTGTGA
- the Grn gene encoding progranulin isoform X2, whose amino-acid sequence MWILVSWVTLVAGLVAGTQCPDGQFCPIACCLDPGGASYSCCSPVPEKWPTTLSRPLSSTCQTHAHCPAGYSCIITISGTSSCCPFPKAVSCGDGSHCCPWGFHCSADGQSCFRRPDNNLLGAVQCPGSQFECPDSSTCCIMLDGSWGCCPMPQASCCEDRVHCCPHGASCDLVHTRCITPTGTYPLAKKIPAKRTKGEALPNSILCPDAQSQCPDDSTCCELPSGKYGCCPMPNAICCSDHLHCCPQDTVCDLIQSKCLSKENATDLLTKMPAHTVQEVKCDMEVSCPDGYTCCRLQSGAWGCCPFTQAVCCEDHIHCCPAGFKCYTEKGTCEQGTLQVPWMEKVPAHLSLPDPPSLKTDVPCDNFTSCPSSNTCCRLSSGEWGCCPIPEAVCCLDHLHCCPEGYTCTAEGQCQWGNKIIAGLEKVPTRQASLSHSRDIGCDQHTSCPVGQTCCPSLSGGWACCQLPHAVCCEDRRHCCPAGYTCNVKARTCEKEVDSSYPAARLALSSTVDVRDVACGGGRFCHDNQTCCPYKRGSWACCPYRQGVCCADRRHCCPAGFRCGTKGTKCLRRNTQRWDTPRWDTPLRGPSPRQLL is encoded by the exons ATGTGGATCCTGGTGAGCTGGGTCACATTAGTAGCAGGACTGGTGGCTGGAACACAGTGCCCAGATGGTCAGTTCTGTCCTATAGCCTGCTGCCTGGACCCGGGAGGAGCCAGCTACAGCTGCTGCAGTCCTGTTCCA GAAAAATGGCCTACAACATTGAGCAGGCCTCTAAGCAGCACCTGCCAGACCCATGCCCACTGCCCTGCTGGTTACTCCTGCATCATCACCATCTCAGGCACTTCCAGTTGCTGCCCTTTCCCCAAG GCTGTGTCATGTGGGGATGGCAGCCACTGCTGCCCCTGGGGCTTCCACTGCAGTGCTGATGGGCAATCCTGTTTCCGAAGACCAG ATAACAACCTCTTGGGTGCTGTCCAGTGCCCTGGTAGCCAGTTCGAATGCCCTGACTCCTCCACGTGCTGCATTATGCTTGATGGCTCCTGGGGATGCTGCCCAATGCCCCAG GCTTCTTGCTGCGAAGACAGAGTACACTGCTGTCCTCATGGTGCATCCTGTGACCTGGTTCATACTCGCTGTATCACACCCACAGGCACCTACCCCCTGGCAAAGAAGATCCCTGCGAAAAGGACTAAGGGGGAAG CTTTGCCCAACTCTATTTTGTGCCCTGATGCACAGTCCCAATGCCCTGATGATTCTACCTGCTGTGAGCTGCCCAGTGGGAAGTATGGCTGCTGTCCAATGCCCAAT GCCATCTGCTGCTCCGACCATCTGCACTGCTGCCCCCAGGACACTGTGTGTGACCTGATCCAGAGTAAGTGCCTCTCCAAAGAGAATGCTACGGACCTTCTGACCAAGATGCCAGCACACACAG TGCAGGAGGTGAAGTGTGACATGGAGGTGAGCTGCCCAGATGGCTATACCTGCTGCCGCCTCCAGTCAGGGGCTTGGGGCTGCTGCCCTTTTACACAG GCTGTATGCTGTGAGGACCACATACACTGCTGCCCAGCAGGCTTTAAGTGTTACACAGAGAAGGGAACATGTGAACAGGGGACCCTCCAAGTGCCCTGGATGGAGAAGGTCCCAGCCCATCTCAGCCTGCCAGACCCACCATCCTTGAAGACTGATGTTCCCTGTGATAACTTCACCAGCTGTCCCTCCTCCAATACCTGCTGCAGACTTTCTTCTGGGGAGTGGGGCTGCTGTCCTATCCCAGAG GCTGTCTGCTGCTTAGACCATCTGCACTGCTGCCCCGAGGGCTACACATGTACAGCCGAGGGACAGTGCCAATGGGGGAATAAGATAATAGCTGGATTGGAGAAGGTGCCTACACGCCAGGCTTCTCTGTCCCACTCAAGAGACATCGGCTGTGACCAGCACACCAGCTGTCCCGTGGGGCAGACCTGTTGCCCAAGCCTAAGTGGGGGTTGGGCCTGCTGCCAGTTGCCCCAC GCTGTGTGCTGTGAGGATCGCCGGCATTGCTGCCCAGCGGGGTATACCTGCAACGTGAAGGCCAGAACCTGTGAGAAGGAAGTGGATTCTTCCTACCCTGCTGCCCGCCTGGCCCTCAGCTCTACTGTGGATGTGAGGGATGTGGCCTGTGGAGGAGGACGCTTCTGTCATGATAACCAGACCTGCTGCCCATATAAACGAGGGAGCTGGGCCTGCTGTCCCTATCGCCAG GGTGTCTGCTGTGCTGATCGTCGTCACTGTTGTCCCGCTGGCTTCCGCTGTGGGACTAAGGGAACCAAGTGTTTGCGCAGGAACACCCAGCGCTGGGACACCCCTCGCTGGGATACCCCTTTAAGGGGCCCATCCCCGAGACAGCTGCTGTGA